CCTCGGCTCCATCGTGGCCGTCACCGACGAATGGGGCCGCGTCGAAAAACGCTTCGCCTTCGACCCGTGGGGCAAACGCGAGGCGCTGGTTGACACCCACACTGGGCAGGGTGGCAAGGTCACGCGCGGCTTCACCGGCCACGAGCATTTGGACGACTTCGGCCTCATCCACATGAACGGGCGCGTCTTCGACCCCGCGCTGGGCCGCTTCCTGTCGGCGGACCCCTTCGTGGGCGACGAGGGCGCGTCGCAGGCGTATAACCGGTATAGTTATGTGGACAACAATCCGCTCAACGCGACCGACCCGAGCGGGTATTTGAGTTTTGACGACGTCTTCCGGGTGGTGGTGGTGGCGATAATCGTGATCGCTGTCGCTTACTCGGCAGGCGTGGCGGCGGGCGGACTGAATACATTCTGGGGGGCCACGGCTGCGGGTGCCGCCGGCGGCTTCACGGGGGGATTCGTGGGCACGCTGGCCTATGGCGGCAACCTCAACGACGCTTTCAAGGCGGGACTCATAGGCGGAGCCATAGGGGCGGTGACCGCCGGACTCACCCATGGCATTGGCACGGCGTTTAATGATGCCTCTGGGATATGGGCGAATGATTACGTGAATTGGACAGGACGCACACTGGCCCACGCGACCGTGGGCGGTCTGGCGTCGGAGGCTCAGGGCGGGGAGTTCCGGCACGGGTTCTACTCGTCAGCCTTCTCAAACGGCATCATGCACCTGGGCGGGCCGCAAAGCGGGCCGCTGGCCGGGACGGGAGGAGTAATGGGCTTCATGGGCGGAACCGAGGGCGGCTGGTATGTCGCCGCAAGGACCGCGACCGCCGCCATTATCGGCGGCACCGCCGCCGAACTGACCGGAGGAAAATTCGTCAACGGCGCGGCCACCAGCGCCATGCAGCATTTGTTTAATGCGGAACATTCGCGTCCCGAGGACAAGCGTGATGAGAAGGTTAGTTTGGCGTTTTATGATAATAAGGACCCGGGAAATCCAGTGGAAAGGCTGGCTGGTCATGAGGATTTTGAAGCAGCCGCTAACCAACGGAGTTCCAAGGCAATCCGTGTCAATAGGGAAGGTGATATAAAAGCCTATTTCAAGGCGAATCCCGGACAGGTGGACAGCATCGGATTTTTTGGGCATGGCAACAAGGATGGAATATACATAAATGGGAAAGCGGTGTCCTCAAGCACCATAAGACTGATGATAAAGCACCTGACGCCATCCGGTAGCCTTTACATGTTCTCTTGCTATGTCGGCGATTACCAATATATGAATAGATTCGCAAGGTATTTGAGTGCGGATCAATCAATATGGGCGCACAAGGACAGGGTAAACTATGGAATGCAATACACAAATAACGGAGTCGTTCATACCGGAAACATAAGCACCTATGGCGAAAATCAAACGCTTTGGATGTATAAATATACAAAAAAATGAAAATACTAAAAATTATAATTTTTATGATGATTGCACTTCATGCCATCAAAGCCGGCGGGGGCTCGAACGCGAGGGTCCAAGCCAGCGCGCAAGCGGGGATACTGACCATCATTGAAAATGATGACGGGGAAACAGGGAAATATCATCTATTTTTTCGACTGTATATAATAAATACAGGAAAAATGAAAATAATGATCCCCACGGCAGGATTTCGCAAGGGCGGCGAAGGCGGCAGAGATTATTATACAAGCATTTTGAGATGGGATTTCTACCATACGCGCGAAGGCTCAACGATCATCCCTCCTGTCTCATCCCTAGGCATTGCAGAGCTGCTCCCAGGAGAATCCGCATTGATTTCATGGGAGGCTGATACTTATTGGAAGCCCCCTATGGAGAAAATATCTGTCAAGTTGGAAGTAGATGCTGACTTCCGTTCCAGATTCAACCTCGCGTTGACCGACTTGATGGTCGAAAATATTGAAACTGGCTTCATAAAGGATGTTAAAGTTGTAAGTGAACCGCAGAAACCCCCGCAAGAGGCACCGCAAGAGGCAAACAAAAGGGGCTAGGGGGATTATTGTTGATTTCTTCTATCTCGACCAGAAAAGCCCTATGCCAATCAGCCCAATCCAGCATCCTTTCAATTTTCCGCCATCTATCCGCGATTTCAGGCCTATGAAAGAAACGAAAATCAACAATAATCCCCCTAGCCCCTTTTTTTTGGGGGTTAACCACACGCGCCCCTCCCCTTACGGTTTTCTCCGCAACCACAAACCCGTCCTGTCATGAAAACACACCTGTCCAAACTGGCCCTGTTGTCCATCGGTCTGCTCTCCGCCGGCGTAATGCTGTCCGCGCAAACCGCCGGCTTCGTCAAAAAAACCAGCTACGGCATGACCGTCGGCGCGAACGTCGCGCGGCTGACCATCGAAGGGATGCCCTCCGGCACCTTGGCCAAATCCAAGAGCGGTTTCCAGTTTGGAGCCTTCGCCGACTGCGCCTTCCATCAAAACTGGTCGCTGATTCCCGAGCTGCGTTACATCCAGAAGGGCGGGAAATATGAATCCGGCGGACTCATCGCCGAATTCGAACTGGACTATGTGGAGGCTCCCGTGAACGTGGCTTTCAAAATCGACATGGGCGACGGCGGCAGGGCGCTGCTTTTCGGCGGCGTGTATCTGGCCGGCAAAGTGGCTGACAAGGCCGAGATCGGGGGACAACGCGAGGGCATAGATGACGTCAAAACCCTCGACTACGGCCTGAATCTTGGCGCGGGCTACCAATACGGCAGGTTTTCCTTGAAACTCCAATACAGCAAGGGGCTGGCGAACATCAGCGACACTTCCGGCATCACGGTCAAAAACAAGGAATGTGTTTCCCTGTCAGTCGGCTGCTCGTTTTGAGCGCGAATGGGCGGGTTCAGCCATTTATTTCAAGATCGACCCGATGGCGCGCCGAGGTCTACAACGGCAAAAAATTCACCCTCACCGAGCCGTAGGTTTTTGGACCAAGCTGAAGGAGTCAGGTCGATGTTTGTTGATTTCTCCCATACCAAAATCCTTGTAAATAATCCAATCACCACCAACTGCTCTTTTATTCCGTGTCACAACCAATGCAAAAATCAACAAACATCGACCTGACCCCTTCGGCTTTGCTTAGAGACAGGGCAGCTTTCGCCGACGAATTATCCCAATCCAGATCCTCCCATGTCGGCAGCACCGGCCCGATATGAGCCTACATCGGAGGGCGAAGTCGTGAGAATGAGGGAAGGTAAAGGCCCTACCACTCAAGCAACGCATGGAACGGACAACATTGAGGCGCATCACCGTCAGCAGGTTCCGGTATCGGAGGGAGGAGTTATTGACGAATTGACCCAAAGCACGCACAGAGGCCCAGGAGCGCATACGCGTCACGATAAATCTTCGCAGTTGACCCCGGCACAACGTTCCAAAGAAATCAGAGAGCACTACAAGACGCGCGGTTCAGAATACATTTTACCAGGCGAAGGAATATGATGACGAAAGACGAAATTCGGTTGATGTTGCGTTCGATTCCCGACGTTAGGGCTGCTGACTTTAATCAGCCCACTGAGGCGGATTGGGTTTCGCTCGAAGCGACGTTCAATACCCGATTTCCGCCAGAGTTTAAGGCGTTCATCGAGTTGATGGCTGAATTTTCTTTTCCGGGAGACATCTACAATGTGACTTCAGCAGGCCAAACGAACGGTAACGATTCGATCATGACGGTTTACGCCAACGAAAAGTCGTCGTCCAGTTGGCCTGAGCGTTTGGTTCCGTTCTACGGAATAGGAAATGGAGACTACTTCGCACTGGGGGTCGATGATGGAGCGGTTTATTATCGTTATCATGAGGATCAATGCGTCGAAAAATATAGCGCGTCATTTGACGAATGGTTGCGGCGACTGCCCTCTTTCATGAACGGAGACCCAAATTAGGGACAGGTTAAAATGAAGATGTCGAAAAAAACTTTAGAGGTGGTTTTTGACCGAGTTCTTCAAACTGCCGGATTCACGAAGAAAACGGCAGCTTGGTATCGGCAAGCGCCCGGTGCGCTTCAACTCCTTGACATCCAAAAGTCGGCTTATCGGGCACAATTTTATGTCAACCTGTGTTGTGTGCCTAACGGGATGGTGGTGGAAGGTATGCCACTGCCTAAAGAGCATAAATGCCCCATAGGCATTCGTCTTACTGCTGCGTTTAGCGAGCGAGCCAAGGAAGTCGAAGATCTACTCAATCTCGAAAACCCGATTGATCCGATACAACGTTCAGAAAAGTTAGCCATGATTTTAGAAACATTGGCACTCCCTTTTTTTGAACACATGAGGGACGCAGTGTCTTTGAAGATGGCGATTGAGAAAGGTGTTTTTCAACGAGGTCGGGTGAATTTAAAAGCAAAGGTCTATCTGAAGGTGAATGAACCTCAGCAGTGACGTCGCTGGCAACGCAAACGCCTTCCAATCCCATGCAAGCGCGAGTGGCAACATCGTTCGGAGCGGAGTGAACCACTCCAAGCCAACCATAGCAACCGATATGCCAAGTGAGGCAGAACGCAATGAACAGTTCTTCGGCTGCAATCCCTTCTACTTGGAAACTTCGAAGTCAAAACTCTCCTACATCAAACTGAACATCCCAATGACTTGTCCGCCACGTGCCACTTTTGTGCTCCTCGCGTCCGCTATGCGGGCACCCGTAGCAGAGCATCCCTGCGCTTCGCTTCGGGACCGCACCTTACGGTGCCGGCCATCTCCGCGCTGCCGCGCTCCGTCCCGGGTCAACCCGATTACTGTTCCCACGGTCTCTTTTATCCGCGATGAACTCGTCGAAATCTGCGGTAGGGATGCGACTGCCCATGCTATGTGAAAAACAATAATCCTAAACGTCCGGATTATTGTAAATTGCATTCTTTTGATTTCCATTTCGAAAACTATTGCATGTTAAGCCGCCCCAGATTCCAATTCTGTCGTTATTTGAGTCTCGCAGGAAATTTCTCAAGCATAACGCTCGTCAGCATTCCGCGCTGACAGCTACCCACACCCACATCATCGATACCCATGAAAAACCCAAATGCTAATACCGCAATCCTCATAGGTTTGCTCCTGATTTTGCTTACTGCCTCATGTTCAAAAGACACAAGCGCCGTTGCACCGTCCAGCGATGATGCAAAACTCAAGGAGGCGCTTGCGTTGCCGGTTGCGGATGTATTTTCACTGGAAAGAAACGGCGAGGTGGTGAAGTGCAATGTAAAGATAGATTTTGCGCCGTATAAGGATATCTTTTTTACCCGAAACCAAACGGGAATTGCCAAAAAACGTATATTCGTGAGCAGGCTCAAACCCGGGGTGCTGGCCTTTGAGGATGCTCTTCCCGATGCCAAGGCTTACTATTACTGGATGGCTGTTATCCCGCTCAAAGGACCGCGTCAAAACTTTGGTCCAATAAGGGTGGACCCTGACACCAATAACAAGGGGACCTACGTTGACGTGGCGACTGTGTATAAATGGAAGGCCATGCGAACCTATTCGAAGGCAACCATTGCCTGGAGTTTTCCCAAGGAGAATATAGAAGTGATAGAAATTCTTCGGAAAACCAGCATAACTGATTACGCCAAGCGCAAGTCAGTGCTTAAAACGCTGGAGAGAGAAGGCAGCATGAGTGATCCTTTGCCTGATTCGGAGGCTGATTATTGGTATTGGGTCGAGGTCACGCTTACCAATGGAAGAATCATCGCTCAAGGCCCCTTGAAGGCGGAGTTTTCCGAATAATAGCGAGGCGTGCAAAAAGGCCAGGCGAAACGCGCCAGACAGGCGTCAGCAAAACCAGCCTGGCCATTCACTTGGCTGTTTTCTTCCTCATCAACCAGCGAGAGTTGCAATAATATAATTGGTCGTGACGATATTTTAAACAGAGCCGGCATAATGAAATGATCATGCGAAACATATTTCTCCTCAAATTCTGCACAAGCATTCTCATGATTAGCGCCGTATGTTGTGCTAATGCAACCGCTGGTTTCGATTATGCATTCTCGAAAGACGAAATACCAACGTTTGCACTCAAGGATGAGAGCAGGGATGTAAAAAAATACATGAGCCTGGGCACATGGAGTGCAGCAGGAGGCGCAGGCTGGAAAGATGCGGCGCGTGTGACCCTCGATTATAACCTGATTCAGGTCGGGGCGAAAGAAAAGCCAGAGGAAGGTACCGCGAAGAAACTGATCTCATCGGTGGAGGACATGCATGCCTCCACCTCGTCCCGGAAAAATCTCCAAACCTCGATGGTCGCATTCGCCGGGGTTTCGGAGCGTCGCAAGACGATGGTCTTTGAAATAAACACAGACGCCCGCGTCGCATTGTACAACAACGGGGTGCTTGTGAAAGAATTGCCGGATGACAACCTTGGCACACACGACCGGGCGGTCGATTTCTACATTCCTGTGCCGCTCGAAAAGGGTGAGAATATCATAATAATAAAAACACTGTCGAACGGAGCCCCGTCTGCATTGCAGATTACGGCAATGCCCGACCTAGGCACGGAACTGCAAACGGCCTTGGATGCAAACAATGGATTGTTATCAGAGAAAATAGCCCGGCAAAACGAGCCGCCGAGACTCAAATGGCCGTCCGCATTAAGCCGGCTTTGCGTTACAATAGACGTTGTCGATGCCATGGACGAAAAGCCGGTGTTCACAAAAATGAACATGAGGAATGGGTATGCCATCCGAAACACCACAAGCAACCTTGCGGACGGCCTCTACAGAATCACCTGCAAGGCGGCCCAGGAGTCATTCGAGGAATATTTTGTCATCGGCCGACCGAGAGCGTTGTTTGAGCGCATAAAAAAGCGAATCAATGAAGCAGACATCCCAAATGACGACATAAAATTGAACGTCGATGCTCAGCTCAAACGCGGAGAAATCCTGTTCGCACAGGCCAATTATGACCCGGACGGCAACGAGTGGCAGGAAAAGACCGTTTATACGCTGACCAGTCTGGCCTCCATGGCCAACACATTAAAAAACAATCATCAAGACATATCACAGAGCATTCCCGGGATGCATATTAGAGGATTTGTTTCGAATATAGATAAATCAATACAACATTACAGATTGTTCGCCCCATCCGGTTATAATCCCGACCAAGGCATCCCGTTGTTGATCATAATGCCGACCCCGTTTGCAGCCAAAGAAAATCCTTTCATCGCCAGCCCATTTGTGGCCGCGCACCAAAATGCTGTTTTGATAGGCAGAATCGCAGAGAAGCATGGTTTTGCCGTGCTCTGGCCCGGCTATAGAAGCGCCCCCATGGGGTGGACTTATGAATCGGCGCATGTTGACGAAGCAATCCGCGCGGTGCAAAAAGACTATGCCATCGATAAAACCAGAACCAGTGTATACGGCTCCTGCGGAGCAGGTTTTTTTGCGGGTCGATTAGTGTCAAAATATCCCCGGCGTTTTGCCGCAGTCGTGTACAACAAGGGCATATTTTCCAGAAAACTCTCGGCTCAAGACAACATGGGCCCGATACAGCCTTGGATTGAAGCCACAAATCCGGATAACCACATTATTGACAGTAAAAACATCAGGATACTTCTTGTTCATGACGGCTCCCGAAGAATGGGGCATGGTGAGATCGAGTTATCAAAGGAGTTTCTGGAAAAAGCCCGTCAGAAAGGTGCCGTTGCCGAAGCGCGCTTGGACCAGCCGTTGTATACGACGCCCGACTGGGACATGATCTTTAAATGGCTGGAATCATGCCGGAACGCAAATGTGAGCGAAGCACCATCCGACTTTCTCAAAACCGCGGGTTATGAAGGCCCCGTATCTGAAATCTTCTCAACCCCATTCATTATCGTGAGGGGAACGGCAGGTGCCTCGGCAAACAATATAACCTCAATGGTGGAGTTCATCAAAACAACCTATGCAAAGCAATTTTATGGGGCCGAACCGATTGTGAAAAACGATTATGAGGTGACCGAGCATGAGATGAACAATTATTCGCTTGTTTTGGTTGGAAACCCGAAAAGTAACCATATTTGGCATAAACTTCAAAAGGATATTCCAATCAGCACCACTACATTCGATCTTAGCATAGGCTCCCATATTTTCGCCAAGGATTCGGCTTTCGTCTCGATTTTCACGCATCCAAAAAATGCGAATAATTTTATTCTTACAATTGGTGCTTTCGATTTAAAATATCTGGCACTGGCCAAAAAAGCGGACTTGTACAAGGCATGGTATGATGGTCAAGTTTTTGAGCCAAGAGGCAGCGCTCACCAGACACACACAATTCCAAAGCTCAACCTGTTTGGCAACTAATTCCGCGGAGGACTGGTTACAGTCCTTTTTTCAGCGCAACTGGTGTTTTTTTAGGGTTCCTCATACGTCTTTTATTTATCTATGACTTTTGGACTAAGTCGTGCGAATTCGTGGCAGATAGGCACGAGGCGGCACTCCGAACTGTCGTTTGAACTGAACCGTCAAATGGCTGTGGTCCGAAAATCCAGTCATGTAGGCGACTTGATTGACCGTATAAGAGCCGGTTTCGATCAAGGCTTTCGCGCGAAGGAGCCGGGCGCGTAACACATATTGCTCCGGAGTGACACCGAGCGTAGCCTTGAACAGCACGCTGAAATGGTTCGGACTTAGCCGAGCCTCCCGCGCCAGCATGGCCAGGGTGATTTTCTCGCCGAGATGAGCTTCGATATAGTCGGTAACTCTGTGGAGCGTTGCGTCACCAAGCTGGCGTTTGGCTGCCGTCCGGGGTTTGTGCCTTTCCGCTAAAACAAGGAGAACACGAGCGGCCAGACAATGGCCCAAGGCGGCAACGTGGTCAAAAGCGTCCATTCTCTCGCGGTGGCTTTCACGTTTCAATTCGCTTGTCAGACCAGCAATTAAGGGATCCTGCATCGAATAACATTCGAGTGGTTCCACCAACACCTCGGAGACGAGATTGGGACCAAAGCTATCCACCCAGCTTCGCTTCAAATTAAGCAGGATCGCGCAGGCGTCGTGCAGCCATCGCTTGGAATGCCGAATATCGGCGGGCAGAATGCCAACTTCCCCTTGCCGAAGTGTATGGCTGAATCTGTCTCCGCGCCGGGCGTGCCAGGCTAATTCGCAAGCGCAGGCTTCGCATGGGATCAGAATTTCGAGTTCATTCGGCAAAGCGTCCGTGGACCAATGAGCTTTGACCCGTCCGCAAAAGACGCACACTTCCGGTCGCGCTTTGACACAATGCGGAGATGGCTGATGCGTCAGACGACAAATCAGCGACCTTGTTATAAATGAAGGCTCGTTCTGGCCACGATGGACGGACATAACCGCAGCACACGCCACGGTGACAGTGATGCGGCGGTGGGGGATTCATTATAGCTTGCTCATTCGATATCGGCTTGGAAATAACCATGAAAAGCTTTTATATAAATATGATTGGTTCTCCGCAGGCGAATCGGTCGCTACAGTTGGCAGTTGTCGCTGACGGATAAATCGCATTCCCAAGTGTTGTAATTGAAAACACTACGATGCGTACGGATGATGACCGAGGAAATTTGATGGTGTTTGGTTCTCGCGAATCAAGATCCGCCCCGCCGGGTGGCGACGTGGGCTTTAGTCACCATCACGCGGCCGATAGCGGCCGCGATGAAGACGCACCGCTATCGGTGAGAAGAATGCCAGCTTTGCCTTGACGATACGTGTGACTGAATCTGTCTCTGCGTCGGGCATGCCCACGAATTCTTGTGGCAGAACAGGTCAGAACTCGACGCCGGCAGTCACGAAGAAAGTGCGCGGGCGCACCGGGCCGTATAAATAGGTCGGATCACGGTCTTCACCGTTATCGAAGAGATCCTTCTGGCGGTCATCGAAGAGGTTGCGCACGCCAGCGCCCAGTTTCAGCTCCAGGTGCGGCGAGAGGTGGAAAGTTTTGGAGACATTCAAATCGAGCTCCCAGAACTTGGGAGTCTTGCGATAGATGTCCGCTTCTTCCCCGACGGCCAGCATGCTGCCCGTGTAGTTGAGCAGGGACGCGATCTGCCAACCCGAATCGTGTTCATAGATGACGGAAAACAGGCCGGTCCATTCGGGCCGTTCGATGAACTCGCGTGTGGTCAGGCCGGTGACGCGGGTGATGGGATCGTCGAAACGCGCGCGGATGTAGCTGATGCTGCCCTCGAGGCGCAACCCACGGCCCACCACCCATTGAAAACCGTTTTCCCAGACAAAGACCTTGGCATCGGGGCCGTTGACGCGTTCCCAAATGCCCGTGTCGTTGGGATCGCTGTCGTCGATGTCGA
This genomic stretch from Termitidicoccus mucosus harbors:
- a CDS encoding porin family protein, with the protein product MKTHLSKLALLSIGLLSAGVMLSAQTAGFVKKTSYGMTVGANVARLTIEGMPSGTLAKSKSGFQFGAFADCAFHQNWSLIPELRYIQKGGKYESGGLIAEFELDYVEAPVNVAFKIDMGDGGRALLFGGVYLAGKVADKAEIGGQREGIDDVKTLDYGLNLGAGYQYGRFSLKLQYSKGLANISDTSGITVKNKECVSLSVGCSF
- a CDS encoding SMI1/KNR4 family protein, which translates into the protein MMTKDEIRLMLRSIPDVRAADFNQPTEADWVSLEATFNTRFPPEFKAFIELMAEFSFPGDIYNVTSAGQTNGNDSIMTVYANEKSSSSWPERLVPFYGIGNGDYFALGVDDGAVYYRYHEDQCVEKYSASFDEWLRRLPSFMNGDPN
- a CDS encoding DUF4304 domain-containing protein, encoding MKMSKKTLEVVFDRVLQTAGFTKKTAAWYRQAPGALQLLDIQKSAYRAQFYVNLCCVPNGMVVEGMPLPKEHKCPIGIRLTAAFSERAKEVEDLLNLENPIDPIQRSEKLAMILETLALPFFEHMRDAVSLKMAIEKGVFQRGRVNLKAKVYLKVNEPQQ
- a CDS encoding AraC family transcriptional regulator, which encodes MPNELEILIPCEACACELAWHARRGDRFSHTLRQGEVGILPADIRHSKRWLHDACAILLNLKRSWVDSFGPNLVSEVLVEPLECYSMQDPLIAGLTSELKRESHRERMDAFDHVAALGHCLAARVLLVLAERHKPRTAAKRQLGDATLHRVTDYIEAHLGEKITLAMLAREARLSPNHFSVLFKATLGVTPEQYVLRARLLRAKALIETGSYTVNQVAYMTGFSDHSHLTVQFKRQFGVPPRAYLPRIRTT